DNA from Lentibacillus amyloliquefaciens:
GGTGAACTGCCCATGATGCCCATGCCTAACAGGAAAACAATGATTGTCAGAATGATGGCGAATAGAAAAGCATCAGGCAAATATCGCTGGACAATCCGATCAAAAAATGAAGTGATTGCTTTCAATGGTAACGCTCCTTTCTATTTGTAATCGCTTTATAAAACGTGTCTATAACATTAGCAAAAAACCATGAAGCCGTCAAAGCTTGTTCCATTATATGAAACAAGCACTAACATGATGCATGAAACTGTCCATTAATACCAATTCGGTTCGGACCTGCAAGATACAGGTTTCGGGGGGCTGCTGCATCGATGCATCGCACGAAGAAAAAGTGCTTTCCTGTTTCGAGGACGCTGCGAATTTCGCCTTTAGGAATAAAAACCAATTGCTCTGAATGAGTTTCACTATAATTCAAAAGACCTAAATTGTGTAGTTGATGTAAAGTGCGAACCAATGAAAAATCTCATTCTATTTTCGTTAAGTTTTAAAAGCCGCTTCGGCAATATACTTCACTTTCCATGGGCACGGCCTCAGCCACCTTGAAAAGCAAAGACCGCTTTTCGGAGGCGTCTTCGGACACGTGGCTGTTCTGACCCGAGTCTTCGTAGATTGCCTGCGCTGGGAAGTGATCACTGTTCCATAATAGTATTGAAGCAAACAACCTTAGCGAAGGAAATACACGGAGACTCCAGCGGGAGCATAGGCATAGGTGAGACACCGAAGCGCTTCAGCGCGAGGGGGCTCACCAGCCGCCCTAAGGTGCGCAGAGTGTATTTCCGAAGCGGTAGACAACACACCAACTCAATTTTAATGTTAGTTCGCACTTCATGGATTTTGTGTCAAAAACAACGCCCTTTTAGAATACAGCCATTTTTAAAAAAACTTGTTAAAAGATTATAAGTTTTATACGATAAAACAAAGAAAACGAGAAAGGCTGGGGAGAATATGAAATATGTTGTCGGGATTGATGGGGGTGGAACCAAGACAGTTGCTGTCATTACAAGTGCAGATGGCAGAGTTGCAGCAAAATCAGCTGCAGGCCCCGTCAATCCGAATGTCGTTGAGAAAAAGGAAATTCATCAGACATTTTTCGAGCTGATGCAGGATTTGAAACAGCAAAACAATGATGCTTTTGAATACCTCACCAGTTTATTCGCCGGGATATCAGGAGCGGGAAATGACAAAGCTGTTCAGATGCTGACAGATATGCTGAAAGGGCTTGTTCCTGAGGATACAGTTGTCCAAGTTGAGCCTGATGCCATTAATGCACTTTACTCCGGTACGTGGGGCAAGCCTGGAATAGTACAGATTTCAGGAACGGGTTCGATAACATTTGGCATCAACGCTGATGGAAGACGTGATCGTGTTGGAGGGTGGGGTTATTTATTTGGTGATGAAGGAAGCGGCTATGACATGGGCAAAGCAGGAATCACAGCAGCTTTAAAAGCGTTTGACGGACGCACTAAAGAGACAGTGCTGCTTGAAATGATCTGTGCTCATTTCCGTATTGACAATCCTTATAATCTTATCCAGAAGGTTTATGCCTCTCCATCTCCGAAAAGTGAGATTTCACCGATTGCCAAATTGGTATTCGACGCTTATAGACAACATGATACAGCAGCCCGGGAAATAATTAAAAATACCGTAAAAGAATTGGGCAGCAGCATCAGGACGTTAAAAGCAAAACTTTACCAACCTGAAGAAGCGGTGTATGCTGTTTTATGCGGCGGTGTATTTCGGGATAAAACAATACTGCCGGACATGCTGGAAAAAGAACTTCAGAACGACCGGCAGCTAACGATGGTCAATCCTGAAATGGCACCGGTCGGCGGTTCGATCATTGGTGCTTTATTAATGGAAAATAATCGCATAGATGAAACTCTAATCCGAAATTTTATTTCAACCTATTAGGAGGCGATCGGATTGTCACAAGTCAAAGGCGGACTGACAATTTTAAAGGATAGGGTTCATGCCCTGCCGCCGTCAGAAAAGAAGTTGGCCGAATATATTTTAAAAAACCCGGAAGAGGCCATTATGCTGACAGCTGTATCTTTAGGAAAAGAAAGCGGCACCTCAAGTGCAGCGGTCATCCGGCTATGCAAATCGCTCGGGCTTAAGGGTTTCCAGGAATTAAAGATACGGGTTGCCGGTGATCTGCAAAAAAACGGAGAACAGGACTTTCGGGATATTGAGCCGAATGATAAAACAGAAAACTTAATCGAAAAAATGACATCAAATACGATTCAAACGATTACAGAGACCGTGGATATCATGCGCGCATCTGATTTGAAAAATGCTGCCAATACGCTTACTGAGGCAAAATCAATTGTCTTAATTGGTGTAGGTGCATCATTCATTGCGGCTAAGGATGCAGAGCAGAAGTTTACAAGAATTGATAAATTTGTTCAGGCTTTTTCCGATGTGCATATGGGGGCGACAGCTATTGCGAATAAAGGACCTGATGATGTCGTTGTGGGGATTTCTTTTTCGGGACAAACAAAACAAGTTATAGAACTGCTGGAACTGGCAAAAAGCAAACATGCTATAACAATCAGCATTACAAAATCAGGTAAGTCGCCAGTCAGCGATATTTCGGATATTCAATTACATACGTCCGCTGCAAGGGAAGCAACATTCAGAAGCGGTGCGACATCTTCAAGGATGGCTCAACTTCACGTAATTGATATCCTTCTGATGGTGATAGCTTCAAACGAATACGAAGATACTATCAAACATCTTGATGAAACAAGAAAAGCAATATCAGCCCTGATGAAGAGACAAGTTTAAGCATTTTGAAATAATATTACAAATTACTATAAGTAATATTGACAAAATAATTTAAAAGGCCTATACTGAAAACAAATTATAGTGTGAAAATTTTAAAA
Protein-coding regions in this window:
- a CDS encoding MurR/RpiR family transcriptional regulator, whose translation is MSQVKGGLTILKDRVHALPPSEKKLAEYILKNPEEAIMLTAVSLGKESGTSSAAVIRLCKSLGLKGFQELKIRVAGDLQKNGEQDFRDIEPNDKTENLIEKMTSNTIQTITETVDIMRASDLKNAANTLTEAKSIVLIGVGASFIAAKDAEQKFTRIDKFVQAFSDVHMGATAIANKGPDDVVVGISFSGQTKQVIELLELAKSKHAITISITKSGKSPVSDISDIQLHTSAAREATFRSGATSSRMAQLHVIDILLMVIASNEYEDTIKHLDETRKAISALMKRQV
- a CDS encoding N-acetylglucosamine kinase; translation: MKYVVGIDGGGTKTVAVITSADGRVAAKSAAGPVNPNVVEKKEIHQTFFELMQDLKQQNNDAFEYLTSLFAGISGAGNDKAVQMLTDMLKGLVPEDTVVQVEPDAINALYSGTWGKPGIVQISGTGSITFGINADGRRDRVGGWGYLFGDEGSGYDMGKAGITAALKAFDGRTKETVLLEMICAHFRIDNPYNLIQKVYASPSPKSEISPIAKLVFDAYRQHDTAAREIIKNTVKELGSSIRTLKAKLYQPEEAVYAVLCGGVFRDKTILPDMLEKELQNDRQLTMVNPEMAPVGGSIIGALLMENNRIDETLIRNFISTY